The following are encoded in a window of Streptomyces sp. 11x1 genomic DNA:
- a CDS encoding FAD-dependent oxidoreductase, whose product MTSNERVVVIGSGLAGVRLARRLGELGMPATLVGEEEHTPYNRVLLAEVLAGRYAPEVIALPAPAELTRGRVVRIDREMRAVHLADGAEIAYDRLVLATGSNPVLPPLRGLWDPERHEFPDGVHAFRTMDDCLGLSKAVRPGVRAVVIGGGLLGVSASRALALRGAQVVLAQQGERLMERQLDPSASKLVRRHLTDLGVEVHTETRVRAVRSVGGTVRSVSMADGYALDADLVVIACGVHPRVGLAQEAGLAVHKGVIVDEELRSSDPRIHAIGDCAQFEGTVYGLATPALEQADVLAELLAGNAGSPAARYTGTRALTRLTLAGADFLDLAAFGEPEPLPGDDVIQLADATRGTYRKVVVRDDRLVGGVLVGELGTVGALARAWEGAEPLPGDGAPLLHLLTNDGGS is encoded by the coding sequence ATGACCTCGAACGAGCGTGTGGTGGTGATCGGCTCCGGCCTCGCGGGTGTACGTCTCGCCCGGCGGCTGGGAGAGCTCGGCATGCCCGCCACGCTGGTGGGCGAGGAGGAGCACACACCCTACAACCGGGTGCTGCTCGCCGAGGTGCTGGCCGGACGGTACGCGCCCGAGGTCATCGCGTTGCCCGCCCCCGCCGAGCTGACGCGCGGCCGGGTGGTCCGTATCGACCGCGAGATGCGAGCCGTACATCTCGCGGACGGTGCGGAGATCGCGTACGACAGGCTGGTCCTCGCGACCGGTTCCAACCCGGTGCTGCCGCCGCTGCGCGGCCTCTGGGACCCGGAGCGCCACGAGTTCCCCGACGGGGTGCACGCCTTCCGGACCATGGACGACTGTCTGGGGCTTTCGAAGGCGGTCCGGCCGGGTGTGCGCGCCGTCGTCATCGGAGGCGGGCTCCTCGGGGTCTCCGCCTCCCGCGCGCTCGCCCTGCGCGGCGCGCAGGTGGTTCTCGCCCAGCAGGGCGAGCGCCTGATGGAGCGTCAGCTCGACCCGTCCGCATCGAAGTTGGTCCGCCGACACCTCACCGACCTCGGTGTCGAGGTGCACACCGAGACGCGCGTACGCGCCGTGCGCAGCGTCGGCGGGACCGTACGGTCGGTCTCGATGGCCGACGGATACGCCCTCGACGCGGACCTCGTGGTCATCGCCTGCGGGGTCCACCCCCGAGTGGGACTCGCCCAGGAGGCGGGGCTCGCGGTGCACAAGGGCGTCATCGTCGACGAGGAGCTGCGCAGCTCCGACCCTCGCATCCATGCCATCGGCGACTGCGCCCAGTTCGAGGGCACGGTGTACGGGCTCGCCACCCCGGCGCTCGAACAGGCCGATGTCCTGGCCGAGTTGCTCGCGGGGAACGCCGGTTCCCCGGCCGCCCGGTACACCGGCACCCGCGCCCTGACCCGGCTGACGCTCGCCGGAGCGGACTTCCTCGACCTCGCCGCGTTCGGCGAGCCCGAGCCCCTGCCCGGTGACGACGTGATCCAGCTGGCCGACGCCACACGCGGCACGTACCGCAAGGTCGTCGTCCGCGACGACCGCCTGGTCGGTGGAGTGCTCGTCGGCGAACTCGGCACCGTGGGCGCGCTCGCCCGCGCCTGGGAGGGAGCGGAGCCGCTCCCCGGAGACGGCGCTCCCCTGCTCCACCTGCTCACCAACGATGGAGGCTCCTGA